Proteins encoded by one window of Musa acuminata AAA Group cultivar baxijiao chromosome BXJ2-9, Cavendish_Baxijiao_AAA, whole genome shotgun sequence:
- the LOC135623975 gene encoding WUSCHEL-related homeobox 3-like produces MPQVPSTRWCPTPEQLMILEEMYRSGVRTPNASQIQQITARLSYYGRIEGKNVFYWFQNHKARERQKLRRRLCSHYQLLYSANSLPHHQFYCSQEAPVFPLPFHHATPSPFLHQDANSVCKMEAGDAEEASSTSDATLRHESMAMVDAAWAVPSCCRPLRTLDLFPTKSTGLKDECSTTSKSSCSSTTN; encoded by the exons ATGCCTCAAGTGCCTTCTACGAGGTGGTGTCCTACGCCAGAGCAGCTGATGATACTGGAGGAGATGTACAGGAGCGGGGTGAGGACCCCAAATGCTTCCCAGATACAGCAAATTACAGCCCGTCTCTCCTACTACGGGAGGATAGAAGGCAAGAATGTGTTCTACTGGTTCCAAAACCACAAGGCTAGAGAGAGGCAGAAGCTCCGGAGGAGGCTTTGTAGCCACTACCAGCTTCTCTACTCGGCCAACTCACTCCCTCATCATCAGTTCTACTGCTCCCAGGAAGCTCCTGTCTTCCCTCTCCCATTCCACCATGCGACTCCGTCTCCCTTCCTTCATCAG GATGCAAACTCGGTCTGCAAGATGGAGGCCGGCGACGCCGAAGAAGCATCGTCAACCAGCGATGCAACCCTCAGGCATGAATCGATGGCGATGGTGGATGCAGCCTGGGCGGTGCCTTCATGCTGTAGGCCTCTCAGGACTCTCGATCTCTTCCCAACCAAGAGCACCGGCCTCAAGGATGAGTGCAGTACCACCTCcaagtcctcatgctcttcaacaACCAACTAA